A single Pseudomonas sp. MM223 DNA region contains:
- the htpG gene encoding Chaperone protein HtpG (*Name htpG): MTVETQKETLGFQTEVKQLLHLMIHSLYSNKEIFLRELISNASDAVDKLRFEALAKPELLEGGDELKIRLSFDKDAGTVTLEDNGIGMSREDVIAHLGTIAKSGTADFMKNLTGDQKKDSHLIGQFGVGFYSAFIVADKVDVYSRRAGQPASEGVHWSSKGEGEFEVATIDKPQRGTRIVLHLKQEEKEFADGWRLRNVVKKYSDHIALPIQLPKEQATAEGEEQPAEEWETVNRASALWTRPRTEIKDEEYQEFYKHIGHDFENPLAWSHNKVEGKLEYNSLLYVPARAPFDLYQREAPRGLKLYVQRVFIMDQAESFLPLYLRFIKGVVDSNDLSLNVSREILQKDPIIDSMKTALTKRVLDMLEKLAKNEPEQYKGFWKNFGQVLKEGPAEDFANKEKIAGLLRFASTQDDSGEQSVALADYLARAKEGQDKIYYLTGESYAQVKNSPHLEVFRKKGIEVLLLTDRIDEWLMSYLNEFDGKAFVDVARGDLDLGNLDSEEDKKAQEEVAKDKEGLVERLKSALGDSVAEVRVSHRLTDSPAILAIGEQDLGLQMRQILEASGQKVPESKPIFEFNPSHPLIEKLDNEQSEDRFAELSHILFDQAALAAGDSLKDPAAYVRRLNKLLVELSA; encoded by the coding sequence ATGACTGTGGAAACACAAAAGGAAACGTTGGGCTTCCAGACCGAGGTAAAGCAACTGCTGCACCTCATGATTCATTCGCTGTACTCGAACAAGGAAATCTTCCTGCGGGAACTGATTTCCAACGCCTCGGACGCCGTGGATAAACTGCGTTTCGAAGCCCTGGCCAAGCCAGAGTTACTTGAAGGTGGCGATGAACTCAAGATTCGCCTGAGCTTCGACAAGGACGCCGGTACCGTCACCCTTGAGGACAACGGCATCGGCATGAGCCGCGAAGACGTTATCGCTCACCTGGGCACCATCGCCAAGTCCGGCACCGCCGACTTCATGAAGAACCTCACCGGTGACCAGAAGAAGGACTCGCACCTGATCGGTCAGTTCGGTGTGGGCTTCTACTCCGCGTTCATTGTGGCCGACAAGGTCGACGTGTATAGCCGTCGCGCCGGTCAGCCTGCATCCGAAGGCGTTCACTGGTCGTCGAAAGGCGAGGGCGAGTTCGAGGTCGCCACCATCGACAAGCCACAGCGCGGTACCCGGATCGTCCTGCACCTGAAGCAGGAAGAGAAGGAGTTCGCCGATGGCTGGCGCCTGCGCAACGTGGTCAAGAAGTACTCCGACCACATCGCCCTGCCAATCCAGCTGCCGAAAGAGCAGGCTACTGCCGAAGGCGAAGAGCAGCCAGCCGAAGAGTGGGAAACCGTCAACCGCGCCAGCGCCCTGTGGACCCGTCCGCGTACCGAAATCAAGGACGAGGAATACCAGGAGTTCTACAAGCACATCGGCCACGACTTCGAAAACCCGTTGGCCTGGAGCCACAACAAGGTCGAAGGCAAGCTCGAATACAACTCGCTGCTGTACGTGCCGGCCCGTGCACCGTTCGACCTGTACCAGCGCGAAGCGCCACGCGGCCTGAAGCTGTACGTGCAGCGTGTGTTCATCATGGATCAGGCAGAGTCGTTCCTGCCGTTGTACCTGCGCTTCATCAAGGGTGTGGTCGATTCCAACGACCTGTCGCTGAACGTTTCGCGTGAAATCCTGCAGAAAGACCCGATCATCGATTCGATGAAGACCGCGTTGACCAAGCGCGTGCTGGACATGCTGGAGAAACTGGCGAAGAACGAACCCGAGCAGTACAAGGGCTTCTGGAAGAACTTCGGCCAGGTGCTGAAGGAAGGCCCGGCCGAAGATTTCGCCAACAAAGAGAAAATCGCCGGCCTGCTGCGTTTTGCCTCCACCCAAGATGACAGCGGCGAACAGAGCGTTGCCCTGGCCGACTACCTGGCCCGCGCCAAAGAAGGCCAGGACAAGATCTACTACCTGACCGGCGAGTCGTACGCGCAGGTCAAGAACAGCCCGCACCTGGAAGTCTTCCGCAAGAAAGGCATCGAAGTGCTGCTGCTGACCGACCGTATCGATGAGTGGCTGATGAGCTACCTCAACGAGTTCGACGGCAAGGCTTTCGTCGACGTCGCCCGTGGCGACCTGGACCTGGGCAACCTGGATTCGGAAGAAGACAAGAAAGCCCAGGAAGAAGTCGCCAAGGACAAGGAAGGCCTGGTCGAGCGCCTGAAAAGCGCACTGGGTGACAGCGTGGCCGAGGTGCGTGTGTCGCACCGCCTGACCGATTCGCCGGCAATCCTCGCCATCGGCGAGCAGGACCTGGGCTTGCAGATGCGCCAGATTCTGGAAGCCAGTGGGCAGAAGGTGCCGGAGTCCAAGCCGATCTTCGAGTTCAACCCGAGCCACCCGCTGATCGAGAAACTCGACAACGAACAGAGCGAGGACCGCTTCGCCGAACTGTCGCACATCCTGTTCGATCAGGCGGCCCTGGCGGCCGGTGACAGCTTGAAGGACCCGGCGGCCTACGTTCGTCGCCTGAACAAGCTGCTGGTCGAGCTGTCTGCTTGA